One stretch of Onychomys torridus unplaced genomic scaffold, mOncTor1.1, whole genome shotgun sequence DNA includes these proteins:
- the LOC118576237 gene encoding potassium channel subfamily K member 16-like: MPRAGLCSCWGGQLLPLLLAYICYLLLGATIFQLLEKQAEAQSRDQFQLEKLRFLENYTCLDQQALEQFVQVILEAWVKGVNPKGNSTNPSNWDFGSSFFFAGTVVTTIGYGNLAPSTEAGQVFCVFYALMGIPLNVVFLNHLGTGLRAHLTTLDRWEDHPRHSQLLQVLGLALFLTLGTLVILIFPPMFFSHVEGWSFREGFYFAFITLSTIGFGDYVVGTDPSKHYITVYRSLAAIWILLGLAWLAVVLSLGSLLLHRCSRLWLLIRGLDLKDGAAPDSDPRPQKIPISA, from the exons ATGCCCCGTGCTGGGCTCTGTAGCTGCTGGGGTGGCCAGCTATTGCCCCTGCTTCTGGCCTATATCTGCTACCTGCTGCTCGGGGCCACCATCTTCCAGCTGCTGGAGAAGCAGGCAGAAGCTCAATCCAGGGACCAGTTCCAGCTGGAAAAGCTACGCTTCTTAGAGAACTACACCTGCCTGGACCAGCAGGCCCTGGAGCAGTTTGTGCAG GTCATCCTGGAAGCCTGGGTGAAAGGCGTGAACCCCAAAGGCAACTCCACCAACCCCAGCAACTGGGACTTTGGGAGCAGTTTCTTCTTTGCAGGCACCGTGGTCACCACCATAG GCTATGGAAACCTGGCACCCAGCACGGAGGCAGGGCAGGTCTTTTGTGTCTTCTATGCCCTGATGGGCATCCCACTCAACGTGGTTTTCCTCAACCACCTGGGCACAGGGCTGCGTGCCCACCTGACCACATTGGACAGGTGGGAAGACCATCCCAGGCATTCCCAG CTCCTGCAGGTCTTgggcctggctctgttcctgaCCTTGGGGACCCTGGTCATTCTCATCTTTCCACCCATGTTCTTCAGCCACGTGGAGGGCTGGAGCTTCCGTGAGGGCTTCTACTTTGCCTtcatcaccctcagcaccattGGCTTCGGGGACTACGTTGTCG GCACAGACCCCAGCAAGCATTACATCACCGTGTACCGGAGCCTGGCAGCCATATGGATCCTTCTGGGGCTGGCGTGGCTGGCAGTGGTCCTCAGCCTGGGATCCCTGCTTCTGCACAGATGCTCCCGGCTCTGGCTACTCATCAGAGGCCTGGACCTCAAGGATGGAGCAGCCCCTGACTCTGACCCCAGACCACAGAAAATCCCCATCTCTGCATGA